From one uncultured Paludibacter sp. genomic stretch:
- a CDS encoding conserved membrane hypothetical protein (Evidence 4 : Unknown function but conserved in other organisms): MKSPHLNYNYFFSGIKNNTFRSLRHRNYRLYFYGQSISVTGTWIQRIATPWLVYRLTDSALMLGIIGFASQIPTFFISPFAGVIVDKMSRYKIMILTQTLSLIQAAILAALYLTDAIQIWHIIALNLVLGTINAFDGPARQSFIIDMVEGKEDLPNAIALNSAMFNGARLIGPTVAGILIAFTGEGACFLINALSYVFVIISLLRMKIPSIENRLRQINVYRNLKEGFSYTFHSIPIRAVLIMLSVSSLTAMQYVVLMPVFSKEILHGTSRTFGFLMAASGVGALMGTLTLASRNSARSLEKIIPVATSLFGSALIFFSFFHNFFLALSMMLLAGGGMMLQMTSSNTLIQTIVEEDKRGRVMSIYNMAFMGTAPFGALFTGWLAKQIGVAHTLMFCGILMLLGALIYLYFLPGIKKSVNEVFSKTER; this comes from the coding sequence ATGAAATCGCCGCATTTAAATTACAATTATTTTTTTTCAGGAATAAAAAACAATACATTTCGTTCACTTCGTCATCGGAATTATCGTTTGTATTTTTACGGACAAAGTATTTCCGTTACCGGAACCTGGATTCAACGTATAGCTACGCCTTGGTTGGTTTACCGTTTAACTGATTCCGCTTTAATGTTGGGAATAATTGGTTTTGCTTCTCAAATCCCTACATTTTTTATTTCGCCTTTTGCGGGAGTAATTGTAGATAAGATGAGCAGATACAAAATAATGATTCTCACGCAAACCTTATCCTTAATACAGGCGGCAATATTAGCGGCGCTTTACTTGACAGATGCCATTCAAATTTGGCATATTATTGCCTTAAATCTTGTTTTGGGAACAATTAACGCTTTTGATGGTCCTGCGAGACAATCATTTATTATCGATATGGTAGAAGGAAAAGAGGATTTACCTAATGCCATAGCTTTGAATTCGGCAATGTTTAACGGCGCGCGTTTGATAGGACCGACTGTTGCAGGGATTCTTATCGCATTTACGGGTGAAGGAGCTTGTTTCCTGATTAATGCGTTGAGTTATGTGTTTGTAATAATTTCTCTTTTAAGAATGAAAATACCAAGCATAGAAAATCGCCTGAGGCAGATAAATGTATACAGAAATTTGAAAGAGGGATTTTCTTACACGTTTCATTCCATTCCTATTCGTGCTGTACTGATAATGCTTTCAGTCTCGAGTCTTACGGCAATGCAATATGTAGTGCTGATGCCTGTTTTTTCCAAAGAAATATTACACGGGACTTCGCGTACTTTTGGTTTTTTGATGGCTGCTTCAGGCGTAGGAGCGTTGATGGGGACACTTACATTGGCATCAAGAAACAGTGCGAGGAGTCTTGAGAAGATAATACCTGTAGCAACGTCTTTATTTGGTTCTGCATTAATATTTTTTTCCTTTTTCCATAATTTCTTTTTGGCATTGAGTATGATGTTGTTAGCAGGAGGAGGAATGATGCTTCAAATGACGTCCAGTAATACGTTGATACAAACTATTGTAGAAGAAGACAAACGAGGAAGGGTGATGAGCATTTATAATATGGCTTTTATGGGGACGGCACCTTTTGGGGCTTTGTTTACGGGTTGGCTTGCAAAACAAATAGGTGTTGCGCATACGCTGATGTTTTGCGGAATACTTATGCTATTGGGCGCTTTAATTTATCTTTATTTTTTACCAGGGATAAAAAAATCAGTAAATGAAGTTTTTTCAAAAACGGAAAGATAA
- the trx gene encoding Thioredoxin-2 gives MAKEFTDENIKDVINSGKPVVVDFWAEWCGPCRMIGPILEELAAEYTDKVEIGKLNVDENIDTPNEYGIRNIPTVLFFKDGKLVDKQIGATQKSVFQSKIEALL, from the coding sequence ATGGCAAAAGAATTTACAGACGAAAACATTAAAGACGTGATAAACTCAGGTAAACCGGTCGTGGTGGATTTTTGGGCGGAATGGTGCGGACCCTGTCGTATGATTGGACCCATACTGGAAGAACTCGCTGCAGAATATACGGACAAAGTTGAAATTGGAAAATTGAATGTAGATGAAAATATTGATACTCCGAATGAATATGGCATTCGAAATATTCCTACCGTTTTATTTTTCAAAGATGGAAAATTAGTAGACAAACAAATTGGGGCTACTCAAAAATCTGTTTTTCAATCAAAAATTGAAGCGTTGCTGTAA